From a single Mus musculus strain C57BL/6J chromosome 12, GRCm38.p6 C57BL/6J genomic region:
- the Gpr135 gene encoding G-protein coupled receptor 135 has translation MEEQARPPGRPAASATLQGSAHPGGAASTATAAALSFSSVATVTLGNQSDAGRPEAAGSRGPAPLLWHGAAVAAQALVLLLIFLLSSLGNCAVMGVIVKHRQLRTVTNAFILSLSLSDLLTALLCLPAAFLDLFAPPGDSGPWRSFCAASRFFSSCFGIVSTFSVALISLDRYCAIVRPPRDKLGRRRALQLLAGAWLAALGFSLPWDLLRAPREPPAPQSFHRCLYRTSPDPAQLGVAYSVGLVVACYLLPFLLMCFCRYHICKTVRLSDVRVRPMTTYARVLRFFSEVRTATTVLIMIIFVMCCWGPYCFLVLLAATRQGQATQAPSLLNVAAVWLTWANGAINPVIYAIRNPNISMLLGRNREEGYRTRNMDAFLPSQGLGFQARSRNRLRNGCANRLGACSRMPSSNPASGSGGEVVMWARKNPVVLFFREGPPDSVMEVGKLHNSETRDSSI, from the coding sequence ATGGAGGAGCAGGCGCGGCCGCCTGGCCGCCCGGCCGCGAGTGCAACCTTGCAGGGTAGCGCGCATCCGGGAGGGGCGGCTTCCACGGCCACTGCAGCCGCGCTGTCGTTCAGCTCCGTAGCCACGGTAACGCTGGGAAACCAAAGCGATGCGGGCAGGCCGGAGGCAGCGGGGTCTCGGGGACCCGCACCGCTGCTATGGCACGGGGCAGCGGTGGCCGCCCAGGCGCTCGTGCTCCTGCTCATCTTCTTGCTGTCTAGCCTGGGCAACTGCGCGGTGATGGGGGTGATCGTGAAGCATCGGCAGCTGCGCACGGTCACAAACGCCTTCATCCTGTCGCTGTCCCTGTCGGACCTGCTCACTGCGCTGCTCTGCCTACCCGCCGCCTTCCTCGATCTATTCGCGCCTCCCGGAGACTCTGGGCCCTGGCGCAGCTTCTGCGCAGCCAGCCGCTTCTTCAGTTCGTGTTTCGGAATCGTATCCACGTTCAGCGTGGCGCTCATCTCGCTGGACCGCTACTGCGCCATCGTGCGGCCGCCGCGGGACAAGCTGGGCCGGCGGCGCGCGCTGCAGCTGCTGGCAGGAGCGTGGTTGGCTGCGCTGGGCTTCTCCCTGCCCTGGGACCTGCTCAGGGCACCCCGGGAGCCCCCCGCTCCGCAGAGCTTCCACCGCTGCCTTTACAGAACCTCCCCAGACCCTGCGCAGCTGGGCGTCGCCTACAGCGTGGGACTGGTGGTGGCTTGCTACTTGCTGCCCTTCCTACTGATGTGTTTCTGCCGCTACCACATCTGCAAGACCGTGCGCCTGTCGGACGTGCGCGTGCGGCCGATGACCACTTACGCGCGCGTGCTGCGCTTCTTCAGCGAGGTGCGCACAGCCACCACCGTGCTCATCATGATTATCTTTGTCATGTGCTGCTGGGGTCCCTACTGCTTCCTGGTGCTGCTGGCCGCGACCCGGCAGGGTCAGGCCACGCAGGCTCCCTCGCTGCTCAATGTGGCGGCTGTTTGGCTGACCTGGGCCAATGGGGCTATCAACCCGGTCATATATGCCATCCGCAACCCCAACATTTCCATGCTCCTAGGACGCAACCGCGAAGAAGGGTACAGGACTAGAAACATGGATGCTTTTTTGCCTAGCCAAGGCCTAGGTTTTCAAGCCAGAAGTCGCAATCGCCTTCGAAATGGCTGTGCCAACAGGCTTGGGGCTTGCAGCAGGATGCCTTCTTCCAACCCAGCTAGTGGGTCAGGAGGGGAAGTGGTCATGTGGGCTCGAAAAAATCCAGTTGTGCTCTTCTTCCGAGAGGGTCCACCGGACTCAGTTATGGAAGTCGGCAAACTGCATAATTCTGAAACCAGGGACAGCAGCATTTAA